The following coding sequences are from one Tistrella bauzanensis window:
- a CDS encoding TRAP transporter permease, whose amino-acid sequence MTITSSGDDLGHMTGDGVWIRATARLADACGLALMIFILATILLGEMPLPVQRGIVLLLGSAAILLSQPSLPPSWRRTTGGTIVDRLLTIAFIATIAWAMIYIFIDWYDMFSYRMGFPLPEDLMVFAATLIVTLEITRRSCGLGMALLVVGFMAFIWAGPWLPGVLHHSTVRVEVALEEMFGQGGILGSSLGLMASMIYVFVLYGAVLRASGAGEAIIRLAGRGTRRVPGGPAQSAIVASMGFGSLSGSGPANVLATGSFTIPFMIRVGYRPSFAGAVEACASTIGQITPPVMGIVAFLMADITGIPYVTIVIASIIPCLLFYGSISIRVMLAAKAEGLSQADARAAAELPPVTRANVIEGLTVLASATAIVVMLAQGYSPAYACLAGIGVLLGGGIWHRPMRMGPQKIVQVLIEAARDGLSLLAMCAAVGIILAVVNMTGIGLAFSKLVLAVGGDSLFLALLATMVASLVLGTGLPTTPAYLLLAFTVVPALVQLGLPVITAHLFIFYFGIMSAITPPVALSAFSASSIARTHPMTQAFAAVRMGATGFIIPFLMVYHPGVLIVDQGLAQIVSSTIACAVAVTALAAADQGWLVRRLNPGWRILLGLAAFGLILPGITSTIAGIAVLVATVAAQLVLARREQSPAIATAD is encoded by the coding sequence ATGACCATCACCTCAAGCGGCGACGATCTCGGCCACATGACCGGAGACGGCGTCTGGATCCGGGCGACGGCCCGGCTGGCCGATGCCTGTGGTCTCGCTCTCATGATCTTCATCCTGGCGACGATCCTGCTGGGCGAAATGCCCCTGCCGGTGCAGCGGGGGATCGTCCTGCTGCTCGGCTCGGCGGCGATCCTGCTGTCGCAGCCCAGCCTGCCGCCCTCGTGGCGCCGGACCACCGGCGGCACTATCGTCGACCGCCTGCTCACCATCGCCTTCATCGCCACCATTGCCTGGGCGATGATCTATATCTTCATCGACTGGTACGACATGTTCTCGTACCGCATGGGTTTTCCCTTGCCCGAAGACCTGATGGTGTTCGCGGCAACCCTGATCGTCACGCTTGAAATCACCCGCCGGTCATGCGGCCTGGGCATGGCGCTGCTGGTGGTGGGCTTCATGGCCTTCATCTGGGCCGGGCCGTGGCTTCCCGGCGTGCTGCACCACTCCACCGTCCGCGTCGAGGTGGCGCTGGAAGAGATGTTCGGTCAAGGCGGCATCCTCGGCTCGTCGCTGGGGCTGATGGCCTCGATGATCTATGTCTTCGTGCTCTATGGTGCCGTGCTCAGGGCCAGTGGTGCCGGCGAGGCGATCATCCGGCTGGCCGGGCGCGGCACTCGACGGGTTCCGGGCGGTCCGGCCCAGTCGGCCATCGTCGCCAGCATGGGCTTCGGGTCGCTGTCGGGATCGGGCCCCGCCAATGTTCTGGCGACCGGGTCGTTCACCATTCCGTTCATGATCCGCGTCGGCTATCGCCCGAGCTTCGCGGGTGCCGTGGAAGCCTGCGCCTCGACCATCGGCCAGATCACCCCGCCGGTGATGGGCATCGTCGCCTTCCTGATGGCCGACATCACCGGCATTCCCTATGTCACCATCGTCATCGCCTCGATCATTCCCTGCCTGCTGTTTTATGGCAGCATCTCGATCCGTGTGATGCTGGCCGCCAAGGCCGAAGGTCTGTCGCAGGCCGATGCCCGGGCCGCGGCCGAGCTGCCGCCGGTCACGCGCGCCAATGTCATCGAGGGCCTGACCGTCCTTGCCTCGGCCACGGCCATCGTGGTGATGCTGGCGCAAGGCTATTCCCCCGCCTATGCCTGTCTCGCCGGTATCGGCGTGCTGCTGGGCGGTGGCATCTGGCACCGGCCGATGCGCATGGGGCCGCAGAAGATCGTTCAGGTGCTGATCGAGGCGGCGCGCGACGGGCTCAGCCTGCTTGCGATGTGCGCCGCCGTCGGCATCATCCTGGCGGTGGTCAACATGACCGGCATCGGCCTCGCCTTCAGCAAGCTGGTGCTGGCGGTGGGCGGTGACAGCCTGTTCCTGGCGCTGCTCGCGACCATGGTGGCCTCGCTGGTGCTGGGCACCGGCCTTCCCACCACCCCGGCCTATCTGCTGCTGGCCTTCACCGTGGTGCCGGCGCTGGTGCAGCTGGGCCTGCCGGTGATCACGGCGCATCTGTTCATCTTCTATTTCGGCATCATGTCGGCGATCACCCCGCCGGTGGCGCTGTCGGCCTTCTCGGCATCGTCGATCGCACGCACACATCCGATGACCCAGGCCTTCGCCGCGGTCCGGATGGGGGCCACCGGCTTCATCATCCCGTTCCTGATGGTCTATCATCCGGGCGTGCTGATCGTGGATCAGGGACTGGCCCAGATCGTCTCGTCGACCATCGCCTGTGCGGTCGCGGTAACGGCGCTGGCCGCCGCCGATCAGGGCTGGCTGGTCCGCCGGCTCAATCCGGGCTGGCGCATCCTGCTCGGCCTCGCGGCCTTCGGGCTGATCCTGCCGGGCATCACCTCCACCATCGCAGGGATTGCCGTGCTGGTGGCAACGGTTGCGGCACAACTGGTCCTGGCGCGGCGCGAACAGTCACCGGCGATCGCCACGGCGGACTGA
- a CDS encoding TAXI family TRAP transporter solute-binding subunit — MTTICGRATRGVLTGAFRAAAVGMAALCATAAISTGLLTTTTAARAADPARVTFATISNTSDEYALGVAWSTLLDKADAGVAMQVAPHGGTSKLLRGVVDKDWEIGIIASPHLLYARDGLFMFNGRGDTSKYYDDVRVLLTLESGVAHYVVRAGSGIHTLADLKGKSIALGTPGGFSGTINEALLAAHGLDVHGGDVQGQYVEYATAMDELRNGTMDAVYLWGGLPQGAVASGALQSELAYIGVDDAAMTGFHKTFPAADYYDRVVITPEMLKTAYDGHVKADAPVTSWTTRMQIIVHRDMPDDVAYALVKALWTHIDDVHAASRELRAMTIDSAVQSASGIIHPGAKRFYVEQGVMKP, encoded by the coding sequence ATGACCACAATCTGCGGCCGCGCCACGCGCGGCGTTCTGACGGGGGCATTCAGGGCCGCCGCCGTCGGCATGGCGGCGCTGTGCGCAACCGCCGCCATCTCAACCGGCCTGTTGACCACCACGACCGCGGCCCGCGCGGCGGATCCGGCCCGGGTCACCTTCGCCACAATCAGCAACACCTCGGATGAATACGCCCTCGGCGTCGCCTGGTCGACCCTGCTCGACAAGGCGGATGCCGGCGTGGCGATGCAGGTCGCCCCCCATGGTGGCACATCCAAGCTGCTGCGTGGCGTGGTCGACAAGGACTGGGAGATCGGCATCATCGCCTCGCCGCATCTGCTCTATGCCCGCGACGGGCTGTTCATGTTCAACGGCCGTGGCGACACCAGCAAGTATTACGACGACGTCCGCGTGCTGCTGACCCTGGAAAGCGGCGTCGCCCATTACGTCGTCCGGGCCGGCAGCGGCATTCACACGCTCGCCGACCTGAAGGGTAAATCCATCGCTCTCGGCACGCCCGGCGGGTTCTCCGGCACCATCAACGAAGCCCTGCTCGCGGCCCACGGCCTGGATGTCCACGGCGGCGACGTCCAGGGTCAGTATGTCGAATACGCGACCGCCATGGATGAATTGCGCAACGGCACCATGGACGCGGTCTATCTGTGGGGTGGTCTGCCGCAGGGCGCCGTCGCTTCGGGCGCGCTGCAGAGCGAGCTTGCCTATATCGGCGTCGACGATGCGGCGATGACCGGCTTTCACAAGACATTTCCCGCCGCCGATTATTACGACCGGGTCGTGATCACGCCCGAGATGCTGAAAACCGCCTATGACGGACACGTCAAGGCCGATGCGCCGGTCACAAGCTGGACCACCCGCATGCAGATCATCGTCCATCGCGACATGCCGGATGATGTCGCCTATGCGCTGGTCAAGGCGTTGTGGACCCATATCGACGACGTTCACGCCGCATCACGCGAGTTGCGCGCGATGACCATCGACAGCGCCGTGCAGAGCGCCAGCGGCATCATTCACCCTGGCGCGAAACGGTTTTACGTCGAACAGGGCGTGATGAAGCCCTGA
- a CDS encoding mechanosensitive ion channel domain-containing protein, which translates to MAAACLALTLCLLHGLVAPAPVRAQLLPGLPSASQPADGAAAEGAAAGSDAEIEALIKLIEDPAGREKLVERLRAADAPKPDQEALAAELVMPFLDGPATVIANRLDVLGRDLQRAAVSLSRAPDEVERISRVLANPQKRSHWLDLALRLVAVVAAGFVAEAVVKALLRRPRGRLMINPPAARWRRVMRGAGLLFLDLLGIMAFAGGAAAAVTLVRPTGEAATIAIAIVQANLAVRVVMALGRMLIRPQTRRLRPLPIGDETAAYCYIWLRRFVRIIIYGWFLYDAAQALGMSAPVLKVALKLFGLFVASLAAVVILQNRHEVAAFIAGRGTPEPDGAAWPGATAAMADPGDGSAPLGAATDTAATATSDGAPHRDDTYHRDDTQRRDDAPRRDDVPTDLASAAADRAVEVTRRGMHTLRTRLADSWHVLALVYVAVAAAIWLLGVEGGFTFMARATFATAVIVLIDRLAVLAAERGLGRLFAVSDEFVERHPGIEARVNRYLAVTRAALVGFIHVFAVLALLEAWGLGGLAWLASDAGASVIGALVKIVVFVVGALVIWEMVDGAINRRLKEDGSRAPTTRARTLLPMLRNVVMIILSLVVVLTVFSEIGIDIGPLLAGAGVVGLAIGFGAQTLVKDFITGAFILFEDTISVGDVVTVAGQTGVVERMTVRTIRLRDVEGVVRTVPFSAVDIVQNLTKDFSYALLDIGVAYRENVGDVAEMMREVGLKMAREPEFRDQILQPIEIFGLDRFGASEVVVRARIMVKPGQQWGIKRAFYARIKEAFDAAGVEIPFPHTTLYFGADKDGKAPPAPIRLMGDGRRHDDGRGPANDVPSGGDGAPAGDGAPAGDGAPAGDGPPTGDAATPARPDTAAELPGDEDVRRPPQLDDGTGDAGGSTSPVR; encoded by the coding sequence TTGGCGGCGGCATGCCTGGCGCTGACCCTGTGCCTGCTGCACGGGTTGGTGGCGCCGGCGCCTGTACGGGCGCAATTGCTGCCGGGCCTGCCGTCTGCGTCCCAGCCTGCCGACGGGGCCGCCGCCGAGGGGGCCGCCGCCGGCTCTGATGCCGAGATCGAGGCGCTGATCAAGCTGATCGAGGACCCGGCCGGCCGCGAGAAGCTGGTGGAGCGGCTGCGCGCCGCCGATGCCCCAAAACCGGATCAGGAGGCACTGGCGGCCGAGCTGGTGATGCCGTTCCTGGACGGCCCGGCGACGGTGATCGCCAATCGGCTGGACGTTCTGGGGCGCGACCTGCAGCGGGCGGCGGTGTCGTTGTCGCGCGCGCCCGACGAGGTTGAGCGCATCAGCCGGGTACTGGCCAATCCGCAGAAGCGCAGTCACTGGCTGGATCTGGCCTTGCGGCTGGTGGCGGTGGTGGCGGCGGGCTTCGTGGCCGAGGCCGTCGTCAAGGCACTGCTGAGGCGGCCGCGCGGGCGGCTGATGATCAATCCGCCGGCGGCGCGCTGGCGGCGGGTGATGCGCGGCGCCGGGCTGCTGTTTCTGGATCTGCTGGGGATCATGGCCTTTGCCGGTGGTGCGGCGGCGGCGGTGACCCTGGTGCGGCCGACGGGCGAGGCCGCGACCATCGCCATCGCCATCGTCCAGGCCAATCTGGCGGTGCGGGTGGTGATGGCGCTGGGCCGGATGCTGATCCGGCCGCAGACCCGACGGCTGCGGCCGCTGCCGATCGGCGACGAAACGGCGGCTTATTGCTATATCTGGCTGCGCCGTTTCGTCCGGATCATCATCTATGGCTGGTTCCTGTATGATGCGGCCCAGGCGCTGGGCATGTCGGCGCCGGTGCTGAAGGTGGCGCTGAAGCTGTTCGGCCTGTTCGTGGCCAGTCTGGCCGCGGTGGTGATCCTTCAGAACCGCCACGAGGTGGCGGCGTTTATTGCCGGGCGCGGCACGCCCGAACCGGATGGTGCCGCCTGGCCCGGCGCCACCGCGGCCATGGCCGACCCGGGGGATGGTTCGGCGCCATTGGGGGCTGCCACAGACACGGCCGCGACCGCCACATCCGATGGTGCCCCCCACCGCGATGATACCTACCACCGCGACGATACCCAGCGCCGCGATGATGCCCCCCGCCGCGATGATGTCCCGACGGATCTTGCCAGCGCCGCTGCCGACCGGGCGGTGGAGGTGACGCGGCGGGGCATGCACACCCTGCGGACCCGTCTGGCCGACAGCTGGCATGTGCTGGCGCTGGTCTATGTCGCGGTGGCGGCGGCGATCTGGCTGCTGGGCGTGGAGGGCGGCTTCACCTTCATGGCGCGGGCGACCTTCGCCACCGCGGTGATCGTGCTGATCGACCGGCTGGCGGTTCTGGCGGCCGAACGCGGCCTTGGCCGGCTGTTCGCGGTGTCGGATGAATTTGTCGAACGCCATCCGGGGATCGAGGCACGGGTGAACCGCTATCTGGCGGTGACCCGCGCGGCGCTGGTGGGGTTCATCCACGTCTTCGCGGTGCTGGCGCTGCTGGAGGCATGGGGCCTGGGCGGGCTTGCCTGGCTCGCCTCGGATGCGGGCGCCTCGGTGATCGGGGCGCTGGTCAAGATCGTGGTGTTCGTGGTCGGCGCGCTGGTGATCTGGGAAATGGTCGACGGCGCCATCAACCGCCGCCTGAAGGAAGACGGCAGCCGCGCGCCCACCACCCGCGCCAGAACCCTGCTGCCGATGCTGCGCAATGTGGTGATGATCATCCTGAGCCTGGTGGTGGTCCTGACCGTGTTCTCGGAAATCGGCATCGATATCGGGCCGCTGCTGGCCGGCGCCGGCGTCGTCGGCCTGGCGATCGGCTTCGGCGCCCAGACGCTGGTGAAGGATTTCATCACCGGCGCCTTCATCCTGTTCGAAGACACGATCTCGGTTGGCGATGTGGTGACGGTGGCCGGTCAGACCGGTGTGGTCGAGCGGATGACCGTGCGCACCATCCGGTTGCGCGACGTCGAGGGCGTGGTGCGCACCGTGCCGTTCAGCGCGGTCGACATCGTGCAGAATCTGACCAAGGACTTTTCGTATGCCCTGCTGGATATCGGGGTGGCCTATCGCGAGAATGTGGGCGATGTGGCCGAGATGATGCGCGAGGTGGGGCTGAAGATGGCCCGCGAGCCCGAATTCCGCGACCAGATCCTGCAGCCGATCGAGATTTTCGGTCTGGATCGCTTCGGCGCCAGCGAGGTGGTGGTGCGCGCCCGGATCATGGTGAAGCCCGGCCAGCAATGGGGCATCAAACGGGCCTTCTATGCCCGGATCAAGGAGGCCTTCGACGCCGCCGGCGTGGAAATTCCGTTCCCGCACACCACGCTCTATTTCGGCGCCGACAAGGACGGCAAGGCGCCGCCGGCGCCGATCCGGCTGATGGGGGATGGTCGCCGCCATGATGATGGCCGGGGGCCTGCCAATGATGTGCCCTCAGGCGGCGACGGGGCTCCAGCCGGCGACGGGGCTCCAGCCGGCGACGGGGCCCCAGCCGGTGACGGGCCCCCCACCGGGGATGCCGCCACGCCCGCGCGGCCGGATACGGCCGCAGAGCTGCCGGGTGACGAGGATGTCCGCCGCCCGCCGCAACTGGACGACGGCACCGGCGATGCCGGCGGCAGCACCTCGCCGGTGCGCTGA
- a CDS encoding ABC transporter permease — protein sequence MGEPRHMGAVNWRGFATLYLREVRRFGKVAGQTLTAPVVTGLLFLAIFSLALGRSVEVIGGVPYLEFLAPGLVMMQVVQNAFSNSSSSLMISKVQGNIVDVLMAPLSATELTLGYALGAVTRGVLVGVVLIAAMSPFVHFEFAKPGFVLFHLLAASLMMALIGILAGVWADKFDQMAAITNFVITPLSFLSGTFYSVDRLPDGWSFAAHINPFFYMIDGIRYGMTGHADGSVLAGVLVLGGVDLVLGIACWMVLNRGWKLKA from the coding sequence ATGGGCGAGCCGCGACATATGGGGGCGGTCAACTGGCGGGGCTTCGCCACGCTGTATCTGCGCGAAGTCCGCCGTTTCGGCAAGGTCGCCGGCCAGACGCTGACCGCGCCGGTGGTGACGGGGCTGCTGTTCCTGGCCATCTTCTCGCTGGCGCTGGGCCGGTCGGTCGAGGTGATCGGCGGCGTGCCCTATCTGGAATTCCTGGCCCCGGGGCTGGTGATGATGCAGGTGGTGCAGAACGCGTTCTCGAATTCGTCATCCTCGCTGATGATCTCGAAGGTGCAGGGCAACATCGTCGACGTTCTGATGGCGCCGCTGTCGGCCACCGAACTGACCCTGGGCTATGCGCTTGGCGCGGTCACCCGCGGCGTGCTGGTCGGCGTGGTGCTGATCGCCGCCATGAGCCCCTTCGTGCATTTCGAATTCGCCAAGCCCGGCTTCGTGCTGTTCCACCTGCTGGCGGCATCGCTGATGATGGCGCTGATCGGCATTCTGGCGGGGGTGTGGGCTGATAAATTCGATCAGATGGCGGCGATCACGAATTTTGTCATCACGCCCCTGTCGTTTCTGTCGGGCACGTTCTATTCGGTCGACCGGCTGCCGGATGGGTGGAGCTTTGCGGCACACATCAATCCGTTTTTCTATATGATCGACGGTATCCGTTATGGCATGACCGGCCATGCCGACGGGTCGGTTCTGGCCGGCGTGCTGGTGCTGGGGGGTGTGGATCTGGTTCTGGGGATCGCCTGCTGGATGGTGCTGAACCGCGGCTGGAAGCTGAAGGCCTGA
- a CDS encoding PAS domain-containing protein, translating into MSSSHLALVVRHPRLKALYALWLRLCAGGSFPALDGMAPADLRPWLDDMAIVGLDDTAGYVYRYYSPAYAAAFGTDLTGCSLARIAADRAVVLAAEYDAVRAERLPVSRVYTALFDGQQQTWERLVLPFFDLDGEVSKLLVAAYRVDA; encoded by the coding sequence ATGTCCTCATCCCATCTGGCGCTCGTCGTGCGGCATCCCAGGCTGAAGGCGCTTTATGCGCTGTGGTTGCGCCTGTGTGCCGGCGGCAGCTTTCCGGCCCTCGACGGCATGGCCCCCGCGGATCTGCGTCCGTGGCTGGACGACATGGCGATCGTCGGCCTGGACGACACCGCCGGCTATGTCTATCGCTATTACAGCCCCGCCTATGCCGCGGCCTTCGGCACCGATCTGACCGGCTGCTCGCTGGCACGCATCGCCGCCGACCGGGCGGTGGTGCTGGCCGCGGAATACGATGCCGTGCGCGCCGAACGCCTGCCGGTGTCGCGGGTGTACACGGCCCTGTTTGACGGCCAGCAACAGACATGGGAACGTCTGGTGCTGCCATTCTTCGATCTCGATGGTGAGGTCAGCAAGTTGCTCGTCGCTGCCTACAGGGTGGACGCATGA
- a CDS encoding DNA translocase FtsK → MNARRPFTLPDLDPRREADQDHSLPPRAEEFGLWCAMTDRPFRLVQVELEGAGTREWAIEAYPGTDQASIIYATGTDDQAAALAVAYGFLAGVEWTEAALAPALEPDDQPETWVDEAEALALVAPLMLPPPFMEGELLVAEVVPGEDPVFDFASLAAANAADAEGGLPVVDDQPVSASVPEPEPEPEPEPEAPAFEPEAEAEPEAEPAPEPEPEAEPEPEPTLESELDVALQASEDEVEDDGLAPDADDTGDAPWLDAPELAGDDLPDEGDGFDIQAEVEAGAAADADFEPAPGYNLPPLALLATSEAEDDPALDEGVLADKTRKLETVLRNFRIRGEIMEVRRGPLVTLFELEPVPGTKSSTVINLADDIARSMSAITARIAVVPGRSVIGIELPNESRATVYLREILASPAYSQGNHRLPLALGKNIGGEPVVVDLTRMPHLLIAGTTGSGKSVGINAMILSLLYRLPPEQCRLIMVDPKMLELSVYDEIPHLLTPVVTDPNKAVVALKWVVREMESRYRAMSHLGVRNVEGYNTRVAELELRGEQVTRRVQVGYDKVKQEPIFEEQIVEMEHLPYIVVVVDEMADLMLVAGKEIETLIQRLAQMARAAGIHLIMATQRPSVDVITGTIKANFPTRISFQVTSRIDSRTILGEAGAEQLLGQGDMLFMAAGGRITRVHGPFVSDREVEEVVEHLRGQGRPDYVYSVTEDDDGDMPIDSLPADDGAPDGDDDGDIFAQAVALILREDKVSVSFVQRHLQIGYNRAARLVERMESEGMVSPPDHVGRRQILVNARSYFADRRSS, encoded by the coding sequence ATGAACGCGAGACGCCCCTTCACGCTGCCCGATCTGGACCCGCGCCGCGAGGCCGACCAGGATCACAGCCTGCCGCCGCGCGCCGAGGAATTCGGCCTGTGGTGCGCCATGACCGATCGCCCCTTCCGTCTGGTGCAGGTGGAACTGGAAGGCGCCGGCACCCGGGAATGGGCGATCGAGGCCTATCCCGGTACCGACCAGGCGTCGATCATCTATGCCACCGGCACCGATGACCAGGCGGCGGCACTCGCGGTCGCCTATGGTTTCCTGGCCGGTGTGGAATGGACCGAGGCGGCGCTGGCCCCGGCGCTGGAACCCGACGATCAGCCCGAGACCTGGGTGGACGAGGCCGAAGCCCTGGCCCTGGTGGCGCCGTTGATGCTGCCGCCACCGTTCATGGAAGGCGAGCTGCTGGTTGCCGAGGTGGTGCCCGGCGAGGATCCGGTGTTCGATTTCGCGAGCCTTGCCGCCGCCAATGCCGCCGATGCGGAAGGCGGCCTGCCGGTCGTTGACGACCAGCCGGTTTCGGCATCTGTGCCGGAGCCGGAGCCGGAGCCGGAGCCGGAGCCGGAAGCCCCAGCGTTCGAGCCCGAAGCTGAGGCCGAGCCTGAAGCCGAACCGGCGCCCGAACCGGAGCCTGAAGCCGAACCGGAGCCCGAGCCGACCCTTGAGTCCGAGCTCGATGTCGCGCTGCAGGCATCGGAGGATGAGGTCGAGGACGACGGTCTGGCACCCGACGCCGACGACACCGGCGACGCGCCGTGGCTGGATGCGCCGGAGCTGGCCGGCGACGATCTGCCGGACGAGGGCGACGGGTTCGACATTCAGGCGGAGGTGGAGGCCGGCGCTGCTGCCGATGCCGATTTCGAGCCTGCTCCCGGCTACAATCTGCCGCCGCTGGCGCTGCTGGCGACATCGGAAGCCGAGGATGATCCGGCACTGGATGAAGGCGTGCTGGCCGACAAGACCCGCAAGCTGGAAACCGTGCTGCGCAATTTCCGCATCCGTGGCGAGATCATGGAGGTGCGGCGCGGCCCGCTGGTGACGTTGTTCGAACTTGAGCCGGTACCCGGCACCAAGTCATCGACCGTGATCAATCTGGCCGACGACATCGCACGCTCGATGAGCGCCATCACCGCCCGCATCGCGGTGGTGCCCGGTCGCAGCGTCATCGGCATCGAATTGCCGAATGAGAGCCGTGCCACGGTCTATCTGCGCGAAATTCTGGCCTCGCCGGCCTATAGCCAGGGCAATCATCGTCTGCCGTTGGCATTGGGCAAGAATATCGGTGGCGAGCCGGTGGTGGTCGATCTGACCCGGATGCCGCATCTGCTGATCGCCGGCACCACAGGGTCGGGCAAGTCGGTCGGCATCAATGCCATGATCCTGTCTCTGCTCTACCGGCTGCCGCCCGAGCAGTGCCGGTTGATCATGGTCGACCCGAAGATGCTGGAACTGTCGGTCTATGACGAGATCCCGCATCTGCTGACCCCGGTGGTGACCGATCCGAACAAGGCGGTCGTCGCCCTGAAATGGGTCGTGCGCGAGATGGAGAGCCGCTATCGCGCGATGTCGCATCTGGGCGTGCGCAATGTCGAGGGCTACAACACCCGGGTCGCCGAGCTTGAACTGCGCGGAGAGCAGGTCACGCGCCGGGTGCAGGTCGGCTATGACAAGGTGAAGCAGGAGCCGATCTTCGAGGAACAGATCGTCGAGATGGAGCACCTGCCCTATATCGTGGTGGTCGTCGACGAGATGGCCGACCTGATGCTGGTGGCCGGCAAGGAAATCGAGACGCTGATCCAGCGGCTGGCGCAGATGGCGCGCGCGGCCGGCATTCACCTGATCATGGCCACCCAGCGGCCGTCGGTCGATGTGATCACCGGCACGATCAAGGCCAATTTCCCGACCCGGATCTCGTTCCAGGTCACCAGCCGGATCGACAGCCGCACCATTCTGGGGGAAGCCGGCGCCGAACAGCTTCTGGGCCAGGGCGATATGCTGTTCATGGCCGCGGGCGGACGCATCACCCGTGTCCACGGGCCGTTCGTGAGCGACCGCGAGGTCGAGGAGGTCGTGGAGCACCTGCGCGGCCAGGGCCGGCCCGACTATGTCTACAGCGTCACCGAGGATGACGATGGCGACATGCCGATCGACAGTCTGCCGGCTGATGACGGCGCGCCGGACGGCGATGATGATGGCGACATTTTCGCGCAGGCCGTGGCCCTGATCCTGCGGGAGGACAAGGTCTCGGTCAGTTTCGTGCAGCGGCACCTGCAGATCGGCTATAACCGCGCCGCCCGTCTGGTGGAGCGGATGGAATCGGAAGGCATGGTCAGCCCGCCCGACCATGTCGGCCGCCGGCAGATTCTGGTGAACGCCCGCAGCTACTTCGCCGATCGCCGGTCGTCGTGA
- a CDS encoding glutathione peroxidase yields MVTPTHFRHMPVAALIAVGLMVAMPAGAIPRGASAAAPIGETEGDAMSAYDFTLPAIDGGTIDLGAWAGRPILVVNTASLCGFTPQYEGLVSLWQRYRDQGLMVVGVPSGDFGGQEYDDAARTRDFCTVTYGVDFPLASKQVVRGDAAHPLFRWLVASLGEDAQPRWNFHKYLIDGEGRAVASWPSRVEPTAPEVVAAIEATLR; encoded by the coding sequence ATGGTCACTCCCACGCATTTTCGGCATATGCCCGTGGCGGCCTTGATCGCGGTGGGTCTGATGGTTGCCATGCCGGCTGGAGCCATTCCGCGCGGCGCATCCGCCGCAGCACCCATCGGCGAGACGGAGGGCGATGCGATGAGCGCCTATGACTTCACCCTGCCGGCGATCGACGGCGGCACCATCGATCTCGGCGCCTGGGCGGGCCGGCCGATCCTGGTGGTCAACACCGCCTCGCTCTGTGGCTTCACACCTCAATATGAGGGGCTGGTGTCGCTGTGGCAGCGCTATCGCGACCAGGGGCTGATGGTGGTGGGCGTGCCGTCGGGTGATTTCGGCGGTCAGGAATATGACGACGCGGCCCGGACCCGCGACTTCTGCACCGTCACCTATGGCGTCGATTTCCCCCTGGCGAGCAAGCAGGTCGTGCGCGGTGACGCCGCCCATCCGCTGTTCAGATGGCTGGTGGCAAGCCTGGGCGAGGACGCGCAGCCGCGGTGGAATTTTCACAAATATCTGATCGATGGCGAGGGCCGGGCGGTCGCCAGCTGGCCGTCGCGGGTGGAGCCGACCGCGCCCGAGGTTGTGGCGGCGATCGAGGCCACACTCAGGTGA
- a CDS encoding MmcB family DNA repair protein — MNDLPDQAMPARAPVSTDAPVSTDAPVSTDAPVSTDTIPPNSVAGIAAAVAAGVRRMLEEAMDCAVLAEFPLKSGRRADLMALDGHGRFLLIEIKSGPADFRSDNKWPDYAAWADQFYFAVPETFPQGLLPQAEGLIVANPYEAAILRDAAPRPPLNPARRKALTLRFARIAARRLSGGSAPAVI; from the coding sequence GTGAATGACCTGCCCGATCAGGCGATGCCGGCCCGTGCACCAGTGTCGACCGATGCGCCAGTGTCGACCGATGCGCCAGTGTCGACCGATGCGCCAGTGTCGACCGATACCATTCCACCGAACTCAGTTGCCGGGATCGCGGCAGCGGTGGCGGCGGGAGTCCGGCGGATGCTGGAAGAGGCGATGGATTGTGCGGTGCTCGCGGAATTTCCACTCAAATCCGGCCGGCGGGCCGATCTGATGGCGCTGGACGGCCACGGCCGCTTCCTGCTGATCGAGATCAAGAGCGGCCCGGCGGATTTCCGCTCCGATAATAAATGGCCCGATTATGCCGCCTGGGCCGACCAGTTCTATTTCGCGGTGCCCGAGACCTTTCCTCAGGGGCTGCTGCCCCAGGCAGAAGGGCTGATCGTCGCCAATCCTTACGAGGCCGCGATCCTGCGCGACGCCGCACCCCGCCCGCCGCTCAACCCGGCACGCCGCAAGGCGCTGACCCTGCGCTTCGCCCGCATTGCCGCCCGGCGACTGTCGGGAGGGTCCGCGCCCGCGGTTATCTAA